From Chryseobacterium shandongense, the proteins below share one genomic window:
- a CDS encoding DUF2911 domain-containing protein — translation MKTIFKSATVLVAAMTISVNAFAQEAKKPASPAMTATGKIKDADITINYSSPSVKDRKIWGDLVPYDKVWRAGANEATTFETSKDITIQGKKLPAGKYSFFLVPKASGAWTAVFNKEPKQWGAYKYDQAKDALRVDVNAKTLKTKQEALVYKINKNGFTMDWDQISVPVEVK, via the coding sequence ATGAAAACAATTTTTAAATCTGCTACCGTTCTTGTTGCTGCGATGACGATTTCCGTAAACGCCTTTGCACAGGAAGCTAAAAAACCGGCAAGTCCTGCAATGACGGCTACAGGAAAAATCAAAGATGCCGATATTACCATCAACTACAGCAGTCCTTCTGTGAAAGACCGCAAAATTTGGGGCGATTTGGTTCCTTATGATAAAGTTTGGCGTGCAGGTGCCAATGAGGCAACGACTTTTGAAACAAGCAAAGACATTACCATTCAGGGTAAAAAACTGCCTGCCGGGAAATACAGCTTTTTCTTAGTTCCTAAAGCATCCGGAGCCTGGACTGCCGTTTTTAACAAAGAGCCAAAACAATGGGGCGCTTACAAATACGACCAAGCGAAAGATGCGTTACGCGTGGATGTCAATGCGAAAACGTTGAAGACAAAACAGGAAGCGTTGGTCTACAAAATCAACAAAAACGGATTCACTATGGATTGGGATCAGATCTCGGTTCCTGTGGAGGTAAAGTAA
- a CDS encoding toll/interleukin-1 receptor domain-containing protein: MKIFISHSSMNKTYGEALVNLLISIGIKEDDIIFTSNPAYGIPVGQNIFNWLRSQITENPFVIYLLSEEYYQSIACLNEMGAAWIVENKHAAIFTPDFNLSSKEFQNGALDPREIGFYIYDEERVLTFISLINDNFEITKSTLIISQSVKKFIKEINEIQIVKIPSEKPRVVKQPNRSEQTSQSSKAENKDFNNHTLKFQSLIINKKLKDEELILLHYIIDRNKFNLMTGWQETDEIDNIRQWEDINNIKPILSKNYSSILKRFEVRDFIEVSNITSYGNPKEFKVKGEIIIDLLDLNEGSKQEIQACLSRNFEDHVNQSTEW, encoded by the coding sequence ATGAAAATATTTATATCGCATTCTTCTATGAATAAAACATATGGTGAGGCTTTGGTAAATCTTTTAATAAGTATTGGGATAAAAGAAGATGATATTATTTTCACAAGTAATCCAGCTTATGGAATTCCAGTAGGCCAAAATATCTTCAACTGGCTAAGGTCTCAGATTACAGAGAATCCATTTGTAATATATTTACTTTCCGAAGAATATTATCAAAGTATAGCATGCTTAAATGAAATGGGAGCTGCATGGATTGTTGAAAATAAGCATGCCGCCATTTTCACTCCTGATTTTAATTTATCCAGCAAAGAATTCCAAAACGGGGCTCTAGATCCGAGAGAAATTGGTTTTTATATATATGATGAAGAAAGGGTTTTAACTTTCATATCATTAATTAACGATAATTTTGAAATAACAAAAAGTACGCTTATTATTTCTCAAAGCGTGAAAAAATTTATTAAGGAAATAAATGAAATTCAAATTGTCAAAATTCCATCAGAAAAGCCAAGAGTTGTAAAACAACCAAATAGATCGGAACAGACATCTCAATCTTCCAAAGCTGAAAATAAAGATTTTAATAATCACACATTGAAATTTCAAAGTTTAATAATTAATAAAAAATTAAAAGATGAAGAATTAATTTTACTTCATTACATCATTGACCGAAATAAGTTTAATTTAATGACTGGATGGCAAGAAACTGATGAAATAGACAACATTAGGCAATGGGAAGATATTAATAATATTAAACCAATATTATCTAAAAATTATTCGTCAATATTAAAAAGGTTTGAAGTAAGAGACTTTATTGAAGTTTCTAATATAACCAGCTACGGCAATCCTAAAGAATTTAAAGTAAAAGGCGAAATAATTATAGATCTTTTAGATTTAAATGAAGGCAGCAAACAAGAAATACAAGCTTGTCTTTCCAGAAATTTTGAAGATCATGTAAACCAATCTACTGAATGGTAA